The following coding sequences are from one Halictus rubicundus isolate RS-2024b chromosome 11, iyHalRubi1_principal, whole genome shotgun sequence window:
- the LOC143358988 gene encoding uncharacterized protein LOC143358988 isoform X2: MTDPQLSNNNNNNNNDGEPKYLHKKFKKMATTEVAPKLEPKKDAADNDGSTQPPKKKDSAKESLKEPIKVETSPEPADGEPTESRKSGYVCPYCRLSCAKPSVLQKHIRAHTNERPYPCVPCGFAFKTKSNLYKHCRSRAHALKMEGGDASKVSEDSDISLSDSASNGTGTPPPPPSSTPTTTVTNIKTIRTGKIYKPKFHTALQCVNNDAETSSLSSTSSSNSSSSTSTKPNPEQMQEHIDKIITDNQAIVDAVDPRLHKLMQRQQSLVDQPLNLSSVEESSRKRCYSESFVKDGKDGSDSSLMKDLLLKTSNQEGFDGENYLCPSCNISYSSIDNLETHRRYYCKGSSPLKECQLDEKSDFETKSSDYYNTLQPLPSPGPLLGNTRLVDAYAPPAKKQRSESVPTTLRSLEELSKYPRPNSLQMFGGEVRILDNTGETKTMRIEPRQTNSPTSEHIVSSKCATSETASIVVRSGLHSGGTMVHKPPGTPTSAPSGMSLASPPQMLAPIIPNISAPSIAPSMSCYSYLEPHLNPLTSITAYNPLTLPQPGISSIMHAGKVIPYVPGMPGPHTLAPAIDISSSIATGNPGYKVIPGIPGLHMLPQPLDLASPVKMQTPSVPGIPGPMGQPLDLASPAKEAKLGCKAPGGDQQTSKTGFTSPKVPSKVDPATDKYRRASGDVVKMELDRHIKNSAAMKYKEASKREFYDRSPKADGKVFGYANGVDVAASNSYSKLRYSPRELESRKRISTWTEPENSKTTPPPQATPPASPLENGRLKVNFNDSKTKTIDNYNALNGAEVKPDSIAPMVVLNVDTSKTEGSGRLEPKDKPEAKSPKNGDATPEEINSNKFLRPTSLPLKPGTFTPKKHHGITPTANTLPLISPETPRPKKSYGQLYLNGHAYTYLGLKCSTRVFYCTLNRPQPMYVTQQHGLSMYSNWKICKEAPPDVDMAQYDSRHRPPNFTTAWKKEEDILTHSSQRPTTPTNQDSGSDGDSQEKTKRVKIFDGGFESNEDYTYVRGRGRGRYVCEECGIRCKKPSMLKKHIRTHTDVRPYTCKHCAFSFKTKGNLTKHMKSKAHYKKCVELGVVPVPTTVCDDNIDKEAIARLAAGGNTEESSEEEEETDGEESEESGSEEQEAAQSLLSLSQRNANRLPGLLPSGRPTTYPYTLTFPTTSTSTTVSVTVSTTALSGPSVSSQGTTVVMNELPYRYYFPSSRASEESRTTVIQSSKKESNEEVEEVDVDSRNSLTQPMDLTTKPALQPLPSPIPQRANPADILTPVSEPVLLQTIVQTMERLPIQGREWKQDAEGHMLQAYLTERHVMDSKIKQQYRVGSTKVEKQSRDYFRQLSPKSKAMESGNVLTVTYTDPSKMQQTIMDSRVKIVKHVDDVKMEIREKIYQNKEQGSIELMNSASSKPGGEYVIPVVNSCERLGESTNRSSPKAFGLEANNRLLPIPHMNNETDRSSVLKTINVNQEIRPGGHEVRTPSSDLRMQSQSPRNLDMRPPSRELRLQDYRGQLQELRPPSQDYKMCRQELRSPNREFKPLNQEITPLGTPLATIDSRQDNRPPSRDMILLSDYRHPQTQESGGIRVSFETVPLAMHEVPKLQEAPRANIDMRNMERVELKHNEMTKQSIADSIKHTVARKMVVGGPGFRSPSPTAGNSKPQAEFLQPSSGPASNYVSVTEDGRSVCGICNKVFSKPSQLRLHINIHYFERPFRCESCAVSFRTKGHLTKHERSVSHHNKVSMTSTFGAATTSNPRPFKCTDCKIAFRIHGHLAKHLRSKMHIMKLECLGKLPFGTYAEMERSGVNLNDIDTTDCDNSLTSLQMLAQRLCEKDPSKIGQWDSEALPSQAISGGETSSDEGEPIPQHALHPCPAKATTDADMSRPYHVPIANEDPKSDVHLGNPQFTQLGCEYNAKERPMEPVFPMEDTRPDENTQPFKCQICTVSMRSMNEFQVHCFVEHNIESDSSTNIHRDKCTEKENTQQEPTGKEDHSRQKTDDT, from the exons ATGACAGATCCGCAGTTgtcgaacaacaacaacaacaacaacaacgatgGCGAGCCGAAGTACCTGCACAAGAAGTTCAAGAAGATGGCGACGACCGAGGTCGCGCCGAAGCTGGAGCCAAAGAAGGACGCGGCCGACAACGACGGCTCCACGCAGCCGCCCAAGAAGAAGGACTCTGCGAAGGAGTCGCTCAAGGAGCCGATCAAGGTCGAGACCTCCCCGGAGCCGGCAGACGGAGAGCCGACGGAGTCGAGGAAGAGCGGCTACGTGTGTCCTTATTGCAGGCTCTCGTGCGCCAAGCCGAGCGTCCTGCAGAAACACATCAGGGCGCACACGAACGAGAGACCGTACCCCTGCGTGCCCTGCGGCTTCGCTTTCAAAACGAAGTCGAACCTCTACAAACACTGCAGGTCCAGGGCTCACGCCTTGAAGATGGAGGGTGGCGATGCCAGCAAG GTCTCAGAAGACTCGGACATCAGCCTGTCGGACAGCGCAAGCAACGGCACAGGcacaccgccgccgccgccctcGTCGACGCCAACGACCACCGTAACCAACATAAAGACAATCCGCACCGGGAAGATCTACAAGCCAAAATTCCACACCGCGCTACAGTGCGTGAACAACGACGCCGAAACGTCTTCCCTATCGTCCACCTCTTCCAGTAACAGTTCTTCCTCCACCAGCACGAAACCCAATCCTGAACAGATGCAGGAGCACATCGACAAGATCATCACCGACAACCAGGCGATCGTTGACGCGGTCGATCCGAGGCTGCACAAGCTGATGCAGAGGCAGCAGAGCCTCGTGGACCAGCCGTTGAACCTGTCCTCTGTCGAAGAATCTTCCAGAAAACGTTGCTACAGCGAGAGCTTCGTCAAAGATGGCAAAGATGGTTCCGACAGTTCGTTGATGAAAGATCTTCTGTTGAAAACCTCGAACCAAGAGGGATTCGACGGTGAAAACTACCTTTGCCCGTCGTGCAATATCTCTTACTCCAGCATCGACAACCTGGAGACTCACCGCAGGTACTACTGTAAAGGCAGCAGTCCTCTGAAGGAGTGCCAACTGGACGAGAAGTCCGATTTCGAAACAAAGTCTTCCGACTACTACAACACCCTGCAACCTCTACCCTCGCCAGGCCCTTTATTAGGGAATACTAGGCTAGTCGACGCCTACGCACCACCCGCCAAGAAACAGAGATCAGAGTCAGTACCCACAACCCTACGATCCTTGGAGGAACTCAGTAAATACCCTAGACCGAATTCACTGCAGATGTTCGGTGGGGAGGTCCGGATTCTGGATAACACCGGGGAAACAAAGACAATGCGGATCGAGCCCAGACAGACCAACTCGCCGACGAGCGAGCACATAGTTAGCAGCAAGTGCGCCACCTCGGAGACAGCCTCGATTGTAGTCAGGTCGGGACTCCATTCCGGCGGGACCATGGTGCACAAGCCTCCGGGCACGCCCACGAGTGCACCCAGCGGCATGTCGTTGGCCAGCCCGCCGCAGATGCTGGCGCCGATCATACCGAACATATCAGCCCCCAGCATAGCGCCCAGCATGTCCTGCTACAGCTACCTGGAGCCGCATCTCAATCCTTTGACCAGTATCACTGCCTACAACCCGTTGACCCTGCCGCAGCCTGGTATCTCCAGCATCATGCACGCCGGTAAAGTGATCCCTTACGTGCCCGGCATGCCCGGCCCGCACACCCTCGCCCCTGCCATAGACATATCCTCAAGCATCGCGACAGGGAACCCAGGGTACAAGGTGATCCCAGGTATACCAGGTCTCCACATGCTCCCGCAGCCTCTGGACCTTGCGAGTCCAGTCAAAATGCAGACGCCAAGCGTTCCTGGGATTCCTGGTCCCATGGGACAGCCTCTGGACCTGGCCAGTCCGGCTAAAGAAGCGAAACTGGGGTGCAAAGCGCCTGGAGGTGATCAGCAAACCTCGAAGACCGGGTTCACGAGCCCGAAAGTTCCTAGCAAGGTCGATCCCGCGACAGATAAGTATAGGAGGGCATCGGGAGACGTGGTGAAGATGGAGCTCGACCGTCATATCAAGAACAGCGCTGCGATGAAGTACAAGGAGGCTTCTAAGAGAGAGTTCTACGACAGAAGTCCCAAGGCTGATGGGAAGGTGTTCGGGTATGCGAACGGAGTCGATGTCGCTGCCTCAAATTCGTATAGTAAGTTAAGATACTCGCCTAGGGAGTTGGAGAGCAGGAAGAGGATTTCGACGTGGACCGAGCCGGAGAACAGTAAGACCACGCCCCCTCCACAGGCCACGCCTCCGGCTTCACCTCTTGAGAATGGTCGCCTCAAAGTAAACTTTAACGATAGCAAAACGAAAACTATAGACAACTATAATGCACTGAATGGAGCAGAGGTGAAGCCTGACTCTATAGCGCCTATGGTGGTCCTGAACGTGGATACTTCGAAGACAGAAGGGTCGGGTAGACTTGAACCGAAAGACAAGCCTGAGGCCAAGTCTCCGAAAAATGGGGATGCTACGCCAGAAGAGATCAATTCGAACAAGTTTTTGAGGCCCACCTCGTTGCCCCTGAAGCCAGGTACCTTCACACCTAAGAAACACCATGGCATCACCCCCACAGCGAACACGTTGCCTCTCATCAGCCCCGAAACTCCCAGACCCAAGAAGTCCTACGGACAGCTTTATTTGAACGGACATGCTTATACATATCTAGGCTTGAAGTGCTCGACCAGGGTGTTTTATTGTACGCTGAATAGGCCTCAGCCTATGTACGTCACCCAGCAGCACGGTTTGTCTATGTACTCTAACTGGAAAATATGCAAGGAGGCGCCACCCGACGTCGACATGGCGCAATATGACTCTAGGCACCGACCCCCCAATTTTACTACCGCCtggaagaaggaggaggatatTTTGACCCATTCTTCGCAGAGACCTACTACACCAACGAATCAGGATAGTGGGTCGGATGGTGATTCGCAAGAGAAAACGAAGAGGGTGAAGATATTTGACGGAGGATTCGAGAGCAATGAGGATTATACTTATGTCAGGGGCAGAG GTCGAGGTCGGTACGTTTGCGAGGAATGCGGCATCCGTTGCAAGAAGCCTTCCATGTTGAAGAAACATATCAGAACGCACACGGACGTGCGGCCGTACACGTGCAAGCACTGCGCTTTCAG TTTCAAAACCAAAGGCAACCTGACCAAACACATGAAGTCCAAGGCCCACTACAAGAAGTGCGTGGAGCTGGGCGTTGTTCCAGTTCCAACGACAGTCTGCGACGACAACATTGACAAGGAAGCTATCGCTAGGCTAGCAGCGGGTGGCAACACCGAAGAGTcctcggaagaagaagaagaaaccgaTGGAGAAGAAAGTGAAGAATCTGGCAGCGAGGAACAGGAGGCTGCTCAGAGTCTGTTGAGTCTCTCCCAACGAAACGCGAACAGACTGCCGGGCCTCTTGCCTTCGGGCAGACCGACGACCTACCCATATACCTTAACCTTCCCAACGACCTCTACGTCCACCACCGTATCAGTCACAGTTAGCACCACTGCTCTCAGCGGACCAAGTGTTAGTAGCCAGGGCACCACTGTGGTCATGAACGAGCTTCCGTATCGTTATTATTTCCCCTCGAGCAGGGCTTCTGAGGAGTCCAGGACAACCGTAATTCAATCCTCGAAAAAAGAGAGCAATGAGGAAGTGGAGGAGGTTGACGTTGATTCAAGGAACAGTTTGACCCAGCCTATGGATCTCACCACAAAACCAGCTTTGCAACCTCTACCGTCGCCTATTCCTCAAAGAGCTAATCCGGCGGACATTTTGACCCCAGTTTCCGAACCCGTTTTATTACAGACCATAGTTCAAACCATGGAGAGGCTGCCGATACAGGGCAGAGAGTGGAAACAGGATGCAGAGGGCCACATGTTGCAAGCCTACCTGACAGAGCGACATGTGATGGACAGTAAAATCAAGCAGCAATACCGGGTTGGCAGCACTAAGGTCGAGAAGCAGTCTAGAGATTACTTCAGGCAGCTGTCGCCGAAGTCGAAAGCCATGGAGTCCGGCAATGTCCTCACTGTGACCTACACCGACCCTAGCAAGATGCAGCAGACAATTATGGACTCCAGAGTGAAAATAGTGAAGCATGTGGACGACGTCAAGATGGAGATCAGGGAGAAGATTTACCAGAATAAGGAACAGGGGAGTATCGAGCTGATGAATTCTGCTAGCTCGAAGCCTGGCGGAGAGTATGTCATACCTGTGGTTAACAGCTGCGAGAGGTTAGGTGAGTCCACTAACAGGAGCTCGCCTAAAGCCTTTGGCTTGGAGGCTAACAATAGATTGCTGCCAATTCCTCATATGAACAATGAAACGGATAGAAGTTCGGTCCTAAAGACGATAAATGTTAATCAGGAGATCAGACCAGGTGGTCACGAGGTCAGGACACCGTCTTCAGATTTGAGGATGCAGAGCCAGAGTCCTAGGAACCTAGATATGAGGCCTCCAAGCAGAGAGTTAAGGTTGCAGGACTACAGAGGTCAGTTGCAGGAGCTGAGACCTCCAAGTCAAGACTACAAGATGTGCAGACAAGAGTTAAGATCTCCTAATCGAGAGTTTAAGCCCTTGAATCAGGAGATCACTCCGTTAGGGACACCGTTGGCTACAATAGACTCGAGACAGGATAACAGGCCTCCTAGCAGAGATATGATTTTATTGTCGGATTATAGACACCCTCAGACACAGGAATCAGGGGGGATCAGGGTCAGCTTCGAAACCGTGCCTCTGGCTATGCACGAAGTACCTAAATTGCAAGAAGCCCCTAGGGCTAATATCGATATGAGAAACATGGAGCGGGTCGAGTTGAAGCATAATGAGATGACAAAGCAGAGTATAGCCGACAGCATTAAGCATACTGTAGCGAGGAAAATGGTGGTTGGAGGGCCGGGATTCAGGTCGCCATCGCCTACTGCGGGAAATTCGAAACCACAGGCCGAGTTCTTGCAGCCTTCTAGCGGACCCGCTTCGAACTATGTCAG TGTGACCGAGGATGGAAGGAGCGTCTGCGGCATTTGCAACAAGGTGTTCAGCAAACCTAGTCAGTTACGGTTGCATATCAACATTCACTATTTCGAGAGACCGTTTAGGTGCGAGAGCTGCGCGGTTTCATTCCGAACCAAAGGTCACTTGACGAAGCACGAACGATCTGTTTCTCATCACAACAAG GTCAGTATGACTTCAACCTTCGGAGCAGCGACCACCAGCAATCCTAGGCCGTTCAAGTGCACCGATTGCAAGATTGCATTCAGGATACACGGCCACTTGGCGAAGCACCTCCGAAGCAAGATGCATATTATGAAATTAGAGTGTTTAGGGAAATTACCGTTTGGAACGTATGCCGAGATGGAGAGGTCTGGCGTCAATTTGAACGACATTGATACTACTGACTGTGATAATAGTCTTACTAGTCTTCAG ATGCTGGCTCAAAGACTCTGTGAAAAAGATCCCAGCAAAATCGGGCAATGGGACTCAGAGGCGCTTCCCAGCCAAGCCATAAGTGGAGGAGAGACCTCATCGGACGAGGGTGAACCCATACCACAGCACGCATTGCATCCATGCCCTGCGAAAGCGACCACAGACGCAGACATGTCTCGACCATATCATGTGCCAATCGCTAACGAGGATCCAAAGTCTGATGTCCATTTGGGGAATCCCCAGTTCACTCAGCTGGGTTGCGAGTACAACGCAAAGGAGAGGCCCATGGAGCCTGTGTTCCCTATGGAAGACACCAGGCCGGACGAGAACACGCAACCGTTCAAGTGCCAAATCTGCACAGTGTCCATGCGTAGCATGAACGAGTTCCAAGTACACTGTTTCGTTGAACACAATATCGAATCGGACTCTAGTACAAATATACACAGGGACAAGTGCACGGAGAAGGAGAATACTCAGCAGGAGCCTACAGGCAAGGAGGATCACAGTAGACAAAAAACAGACGACACGTAG